From Leishmania infantum JPCM5 genome chromosome 15, a single genomic window includes:
- a CDS encoding putative protein kinase, with the protein MPTKMAAADFEFGPPLGTGAFSKVVVGLYKPTNVRYAVKFISKRSILDAPTDEERTRMAEVARRETRMLLMCEHPNIVKFHASMQTTEDLLYVTELCEGGELLKHIERWGHIPLEAARHAIAELFSAVFYLHHGEKKSNSGPSGPAMKPLTVIHRDIKPENIMLSADKHLRLIDFGTAVVCQSADDKATGEETGSGRAQTFCGTTYYMSPELLESSYTCCASDYWGCGCVLYLMLVGQRPFDASTQYLLIKTILEKEPEFPEDMDPDAKDLIRKLLVKDPKARIGMKEIKRHPFLASVNLSTVANQDVADFWLRETPWVDEASISACMACQRPFGILRSKQFCHNCGRITCNSCIRDLRIIPESRWKAPQRVCTACAGTLNGVSTL; encoded by the coding sequence ATGCCGACCaagatggcagcggcggactTCGAGTTCGGTCCGCCCCTGGGCACTGGGGCGTTCAGCAAAGTGGTCGTTGGCTTGTATAAGCCGACAAACGTCCGGTATGCGGTGAAATTTATTTCAAAGAGGTCCATTCTTGACGCCCCAACGGATGAAGAACGCACTCGAATGGCTGAGGTGGCTCGGCGAGAAACGAGAATGCTGCTCATGTGTGAGCACCCCAACATCGTCAAGTTCCATGCCTCAATGCAGACGACGGAGGATTTGCTGTACGTTACAGAGCTTTGCGAAGGAGGGGAGCTGCTAAAGCATATTGAAAGGTGGGGACACATACCTCTCGAGGCTGCACGCCACGCAATTGCCGAATTGTTCTCAGCCGTCTTCTACCTCCACCACGGCGAAAAGAAGAGCAACTCTGGTCCAAGCGGACCGGCCATGAAGCCGCTGACGGTGATACACCGCGACATCAAGCCGGAAAACATAATGCTCAGCGCTGACAAGCATCTCCGCCTCATCGATTTTGGAACGGCCGTTGTGTGCCAGTCTGCGGATGACAAGGCGACAGGCGAGGAGACTGGCAGCGGTCGGGCCCAGACCTTCTGTGGAACCACCTATTACATGTCTCCCGAGCTGTTGGAAAGCAGTTATACGTGCTGCGCGTCTGACTACtggggctgcggctgcgtacTGTACTTGATGCTCGTGGGCCAGCGCCCTTTTGACGCGTCCACGCAGTACTTGCTCATCAAAACCATCCTTGAAAAGGAGCCAGAGTTTCCTGAGGACATGGACCCAGACGCGAAAGACCTGATTCGCAAGCTACTGGTGAAGGACCCAAAGGCGCGTATCGGTATGAAGGAGATCAAGCGTCACCCGTTTCTGGCATCTGTCAACCTCTCCACTGTTGCGAACCAAGACGTGGCCGATTTTTGGCTGCGGGAGACACCGTGGGTGGACGAGGCGAGCATCTCGGCGTGCATGGCGTGCCAGCGGCCGTTTGGAATCTTGCGGAGCAAGCAGTTCTGCCACAACTGCGGCCGTATCACGTGCAACTCCTGTATCCGTGACCTCCGGATTATTCCGGAATCTCGGTGGAAGGCGCCccagcgcgtgtgcacggctTGTGCTGGGACATTGAACGGTGTGTCTACATTGTAG